The Agrococcus carbonis genome has a window encoding:
- a CDS encoding MarR family winged helix-turn-helix transcriptional regulator, with translation MTQVERREHGSSGYWYPEHRRPTSVDVLNLLRRYRAAEAQMRARTRSSMGMGETDLLALRLLLQAQRRGELVRQRDLASALGLASPSVTALVDRLMKSGHVRREPHPDDRRATIVVPTTDTDSEVRATLGAMHRRMIEVIDAMDDAQTDAVASFLERMVAAVEHIDEHADAHGDAHAAP, from the coding sequence ATGACGCAGGTCGAACGACGCGAGCACGGCAGCTCCGGGTACTGGTATCCCGAGCACCGCCGGCCGACGAGCGTCGACGTGCTCAACCTGCTGCGCCGGTACCGGGCGGCGGAGGCGCAGATGCGCGCGCGCACGCGCTCGTCGATGGGCATGGGCGAGACCGATCTGCTCGCGCTGCGGCTGCTGCTGCAGGCGCAGCGGCGCGGCGAGCTCGTGCGCCAGCGCGACCTCGCGTCGGCGCTCGGCCTCGCGTCGCCCTCGGTCACCGCGCTCGTCGACCGGCTCATGAAGAGCGGGCACGTGCGCCGCGAACCGCACCCGGATGACCGGCGCGCCACGATCGTCGTGCCGACGACCGACACCGACAGCGAGGTGCGGGCGACGCTCGGGGCCATGCACCGGCGCATGATCGAGGTCATCGACGCGATGGACGACGCGCAGACCGACGCGGTGGCGAGCTTCCTCGAGCGCATGGTCGCGGCTGTGGAGCACATCGACGAGCACGCCGATGCGCACGGTGACGCGCACGCCGCGCCGTAG
- a CDS encoding trans-sulfuration enzyme family protein, which produces MSDTPRRLETVAVAAGRPPHRPGAPFNEPVTFASAFVAGGELEYARYGNPTWTALEEALGALEGGECVSFASGMAAVSAVLHLVPSGGAVVVARHSYQHTLALLDDGARTGSFEVRRVDVADADAVEAAMPGAAMVWLESPTNPALELADIPRLTAAARAAGAMSVVDSTFASPMLQRPLELGADIVVHSATKLIAGHSDVVLGAVVTGAAEAAERIRHHRGLHGAIPGPMEAFLALRGLRTLSVRLERAEANARELTRRLADAPGVVEVRDPGFGTVLAIVLEDAAAADRVVERVRLWIPATSLGGVESTLERRRRWATEAPTIPEGLIRLSVGIEHIDDLADDLLAALGDGRVD; this is translated from the coding sequence ATGTCGGACACGCCCCGCCGCCTCGAGACCGTCGCCGTCGCCGCCGGGCGCCCGCCCCATCGGCCGGGCGCCCCCTTCAACGAGCCGGTGACGTTCGCGAGCGCGTTCGTCGCGGGCGGCGAGCTCGAGTACGCGCGCTACGGCAACCCCACGTGGACGGCGCTCGAAGAGGCCCTCGGGGCGCTCGAGGGCGGCGAGTGCGTCTCGTTCGCGAGCGGCATGGCCGCGGTGAGCGCCGTGCTGCACCTGGTGCCGAGCGGGGGAGCGGTCGTCGTCGCGCGGCACTCCTACCAGCACACGCTCGCGCTGCTCGACGACGGCGCCCGCACGGGGAGCTTCGAGGTGCGCCGGGTCGACGTCGCCGATGCCGACGCGGTCGAGGCGGCGATGCCGGGCGCGGCGATGGTGTGGCTCGAGTCGCCGACGAACCCCGCGCTGGAGCTCGCCGACATCCCGCGGCTCACGGCCGCCGCGCGCGCCGCGGGCGCCATGAGCGTCGTCGACAGCACGTTCGCCTCGCCCATGCTGCAGCGGCCGCTCGAGCTCGGCGCCGACATCGTCGTGCACTCGGCGACCAAGCTCATCGCCGGCCACAGCGACGTCGTGCTCGGCGCGGTCGTGACCGGTGCGGCCGAGGCGGCCGAGCGCATCCGGCACCACCGGGGCCTGCACGGCGCGATCCCCGGCCCCATGGAGGCGTTCCTCGCCCTGCGGGGGCTGCGCACGCTCTCGGTGCGGCTCGAGCGCGCCGAGGCCAACGCGCGCGAGCTGACGCGCAGGCTCGCGGATGCGCCGGGGGTCGTCGAGGTGCGCGACCCGGGCTTCGGCACCGTGCTCGCGATCGTGCTCGAGGACGCCGCGGCCGCCGACCGGGTCGTCGAGCGCGTGCGGCTGTGGATCCCCGCGACGAGCCTCGGCGGCGTCGAGTCGACGCTCGAGCGGCGGCGCCGGTGGGCGACCGAGGCGCCGACGATCCCGGAGGGCCTCATCCGCCTCTCGGTCGGCATCGAGCACATCGACGACCTCGCCGACGACCTGCTCGCCGCCCTTGGCGACGGTCGCGTCGACTAG
- a CDS encoding MBL fold metallo-hydrolase, with product MLREIAEGVWVHTSAFIESNAVVVRGDRGALLVDPGITEDELVCIADDLGALGLPVVVGFATHPDWDHVLWHPRLGEAPRYGTARCVETMRAFLAQPDWRAQLAEALPPEHADEIPLALLGELTPLPRGAEQIPWAGPAVRVVEHRAHAPGHAALVIEHAGVLVAGDMLSDTLMPFLDLDAEHPLDEHLAALDRLEALAGGVRAVVPGHGSIGDAAALASRIALDRAYVEDLRDGRDSPDPRVGAAAPLDWIPEVHRFQVQRWRERTAS from the coding sequence ATGCTGCGCGAGATCGCCGAGGGCGTGTGGGTGCACACGAGCGCGTTCATCGAGAGCAACGCGGTCGTCGTCCGCGGCGACCGCGGGGCGCTGCTCGTGGATCCCGGCATCACCGAGGACGAGCTCGTGTGCATCGCCGACGACCTGGGCGCGCTCGGCCTGCCGGTCGTGGTCGGCTTCGCGACGCATCCCGACTGGGACCACGTGCTGTGGCATCCGCGGCTCGGTGAGGCGCCCCGCTACGGCACCGCGCGGTGCGTCGAGACGATGCGCGCGTTCCTCGCGCAACCCGACTGGCGCGCGCAGCTCGCCGAGGCGCTCCCGCCCGAGCACGCCGACGAGATCCCGCTCGCGCTCCTCGGCGAGCTCACCCCGCTCCCCCGCGGGGCCGAGCAGATCCCGTGGGCGGGGCCGGCCGTGCGGGTCGTCGAGCACCGCGCGCACGCGCCGGGCCACGCGGCGCTCGTGATCGAGCACGCCGGCGTGCTCGTCGCGGGCGACATGCTCTCCGACACGCTCATGCCCTTCCTCGACCTCGACGCCGAGCATCCGCTCGACGAGCACCTCGCGGCGCTCGATCGCCTCGAGGCGCTCGCGGGCGGCGTGCGCGCCGTCGTGCCCGGCCACGGCTCGATCGGCGACGCCGCAGCCCTCGCGAGCCGCATCGCCCTCGACCGCGCCTACGTCGAGGATCTGCGCGACGGGCGCGACTCCCCCGACCCGAGGGTGGGCGCCGCTGCGCCGCTCGACTGGATCCCCGAGGTGCACCGCTTCCAGGTGCAGCGCTGGCGCGAGCGAACCGCGAGCTGA
- a CDS encoding S9 family peptidase: MRAEDIEQLVTLSRPAVDPAGEWAIVAASRPSLRANRAVGQLWKVSLSDGARRRLTGGVADSAPRLTPDGATVLFLRADADDKAQVWAMRVDGGEPAQATAAPGGVLEFAVSPTGDRIAFIASVVEPGRYGSVEGVSPAQEPARLITRNRSLANGVGSLVGRHTHVFSAELPDLDAEPRYRRAAHPHDDARTADDAPHAPAAVQLSHGEFDHSAPVFSIDGERVLCVTARHDTRDEDLRTAVVEFDATTASGEPHTILSSRAGLSVDEVLPTPDGGFVLLAGKVGESGRDFVARHVQLFVLEQAGAHPEEVTDEATVDLGEVGSHATVVDDGVLVQERRRGRVRLMHVTGGGSDELIGGDLEVLGHGVGAGVTVATVRTPTSMGEVAVLDAQGVRVLTDFGAPLQATGIVEPTEHEFAGRDGSPVHGWVWVPEGEGPHPVLLNIHGGPFAQYGVGVFDEAQVAVAAGYAVVQCNPRGSAGYGREHGLAIKQAMGSVDMHDVLDFLDAALDAHPQLDRERLGIMGGSYGGYLTAWTIAHDHRFAAAVVERGFLDPESFVGTSDIGWFFSEEYTGADADAMRAQSPMAHVGQVQTPTLVVHSEQDWRCPPEQAQRYFSALKRAGVETALLLFPGEDHELTRSGQPRHRVERFEHILAWWAKHLPTPQNHQ; encoded by the coding sequence ATGCGCGCCGAGGACATCGAGCAGCTCGTCACGCTCTCGCGCCCCGCGGTCGACCCGGCCGGCGAGTGGGCGATCGTCGCCGCCTCGCGGCCGAGCCTGCGGGCCAACCGCGCCGTGGGGCAGCTCTGGAAGGTCTCCCTCTCGGACGGCGCTCGGCGCCGGCTCACGGGCGGCGTCGCGGACTCCGCGCCGCGCCTCACGCCGGACGGCGCCACGGTCCTGTTCCTCCGCGCCGACGCCGACGACAAGGCGCAGGTGTGGGCGATGCGCGTCGACGGCGGCGAGCCCGCGCAGGCGACGGCGGCGCCCGGCGGCGTGCTCGAGTTCGCCGTCTCGCCGACGGGCGACCGCATCGCGTTCATCGCCTCGGTCGTCGAGCCCGGCCGCTACGGCTCCGTCGAGGGCGTGAGCCCCGCGCAGGAGCCCGCGCGCCTCATCACGCGCAACCGCAGCCTCGCGAACGGCGTCGGCAGCCTCGTGGGCCGGCACACCCACGTCTTCAGCGCCGAGCTGCCCGACCTCGACGCCGAGCCGCGCTACCGCCGTGCCGCGCATCCGCACGACGACGCCCGCACCGCCGACGACGCCCCCCACGCGCCCGCCGCCGTGCAGCTGAGCCACGGCGAGTTCGACCACTCCGCGCCCGTGTTCTCCATCGACGGCGAGCGCGTCCTGTGCGTCACCGCGCGGCACGACACGCGCGACGAGGATCTGCGCACCGCGGTCGTGGAGTTCGACGCGACGACCGCCTCCGGCGAGCCGCACACGATCCTCTCGTCGCGCGCCGGCCTCTCGGTCGACGAGGTGCTGCCGACCCCGGACGGCGGCTTCGTGCTGCTCGCGGGCAAGGTGGGGGAGTCGGGCCGCGACTTCGTCGCGCGCCACGTGCAGCTGTTCGTGCTCGAGCAAGCGGGCGCCCACCCCGAGGAGGTCACCGACGAGGCGACCGTCGACCTCGGCGAGGTCGGCAGCCACGCGACGGTCGTCGACGACGGCGTGCTCGTGCAGGAGCGCCGGCGCGGGCGCGTGCGCCTCATGCACGTCACCGGCGGCGGCTCGGACGAGCTCATCGGCGGCGACCTCGAGGTGCTCGGCCACGGCGTCGGGGCGGGCGTCACCGTCGCGACGGTGCGCACGCCGACGTCGATGGGCGAGGTCGCGGTGCTCGACGCGCAGGGCGTGCGCGTGCTCACCGACTTCGGCGCGCCGCTCCAGGCGACCGGCATCGTCGAGCCGACCGAGCACGAGTTCGCGGGCCGCGACGGCAGCCCCGTGCACGGCTGGGTGTGGGTGCCCGAGGGCGAGGGCCCGCATCCCGTACTCCTCAACATCCACGGCGGCCCGTTCGCGCAGTACGGCGTGGGCGTGTTCGACGAGGCGCAGGTCGCGGTCGCCGCCGGGTACGCGGTCGTGCAGTGCAACCCGCGCGGCTCGGCCGGCTACGGCCGCGAGCACGGCCTCGCGATCAAGCAGGCGATGGGCAGCGTCGACATGCACGACGTGCTCGACTTCCTCGACGCCGCGCTCGACGCGCATCCGCAGCTCGACCGCGAGCGGCTCGGCATCATGGGCGGCTCGTACGGCGGCTACCTCACGGCGTGGACGATCGCGCACGACCACCGCTTCGCCGCGGCGGTCGTCGAGCGCGGCTTCCTCGACCCCGAGTCGTTCGTCGGCACGAGCGACATCGGCTGGTTCTTCTCCGAGGAGTACACCGGCGCCGACGCGGATGCGATGCGAGCGCAGTCGCCGATGGCGCACGTCGGGCAGGTGCAGACCCCCACGCTCGTCGTGCACTCCGAGCAGGATTGGCGCTGCCCGCCCGAGCAGGCCCAGCGCTACTTCTCGGCGCTCAAGCGGGCGGGCGTCGAGACCGCGCTGCTGCTCTTCCCCGGCGAGGACCACGAGCTCACGCGCTCGGGCCAGCCCCGTCACCGCGTGGAGCGCTTCGAGCACATCCTCGCGTGGTGGGCGAAGCACCTGCCCACGCCCCAGAACCACCAGTAG
- a CDS encoding SDR family oxidoreductase — translation MSNPASNPAPNAEPDAQPNPASAALQPGSLAGRTALVTGSSRGIGAATVALLAGAGADVVVNYRAKAPRAEKVVAAAKEQGVEAIAVQADLTDPASLEAMFAEAAARFGGLDILVMNASGGMESGMGEDYAMRLNRDAQVALLEAALPVLRDGARVVFVTSHQAHFIRSTPTMPEYEPVALSKRAGEDALRERIPQLAERGIELVVVSGDMIEGTITATLLERANPGAIAGRREDAGRLYNVEEFAHEVALAAVEPVPADNTRLVGDVSGFGDAEGRRG, via the coding sequence GTGTCGAACCCCGCGTCGAACCCCGCGCCGAACGCCGAGCCGGACGCCCAGCCGAACCCCGCATCCGCCGCCCTCCAGCCCGGATCCCTCGCAGGGCGCACCGCCCTCGTGACGGGATCGAGCCGCGGCATCGGCGCCGCCACCGTCGCGCTGCTCGCGGGCGCGGGAGCCGACGTCGTCGTGAACTACCGCGCGAAGGCGCCGCGCGCCGAGAAGGTCGTCGCCGCCGCGAAGGAGCAGGGCGTCGAGGCGATCGCCGTGCAGGCCGACCTCACCGACCCAGCGAGCCTCGAGGCGATGTTCGCCGAGGCGGCCGCGCGCTTCGGCGGCCTCGACATCCTCGTGATGAACGCATCCGGCGGCATGGAGTCGGGCATGGGCGAGGACTACGCGATGCGCCTCAACCGCGACGCGCAGGTCGCGCTGCTCGAGGCGGCCCTGCCGGTGCTGCGCGACGGCGCGCGCGTCGTGTTCGTCACGAGCCACCAGGCGCACTTCATCCGCTCGACGCCGACGATGCCCGAGTACGAGCCGGTCGCGCTGTCGAAGCGCGCGGGCGAGGACGCGCTGCGCGAGCGCATCCCGCAGCTCGCGGAGCGCGGCATCGAGCTCGTCGTCGTCTCGGGCGACATGATCGAGGGCACGATCACCGCGACGCTCCTCGAGCGCGCGAACCCGGGCGCCATCGCCGGTCGTCGCGAGGACGCCGGCCGCCTCTACAACGTCGAGGAGTTCGCGCACGAGGTCGCGCTCGCAGCCGTCGAGCCCGTGCCCGCCGACAACACCCGCCTCGTGGGCGACGTCTCGGGCTTCGGCGACGCCGAGGGCAGGCGCGGCTGA
- a CDS encoding GNAT family N-acetyltransferase, which produces MTTRELPEGARLRRARPGDEPGILALIRALAVYEREPDAVENTEERLTAMLFGDEAKVFAHVVERDGEIVGIAIWFLTYSTWTGEHGIWLEDLYVDEPHRGRGYGLALMAALAAECVERGYRRFEWTVLDWNEPSIGFYRAIGAAPLDEWTTQRLTGEELAGLAARAEESTTPLPPASTERR; this is translated from the coding sequence GTGACGACTCGAGAGTTGCCCGAGGGCGCGCGGCTGCGACGCGCCCGGCCCGGCGACGAGCCCGGCATCCTCGCGCTCATCCGCGCCCTCGCCGTCTACGAGCGCGAACCGGATGCGGTCGAGAACACCGAGGAGCGGCTCACGGCGATGCTCTTCGGCGACGAGGCGAAGGTCTTCGCGCACGTCGTCGAGCGCGACGGCGAGATCGTGGGCATCGCGATCTGGTTCCTGACGTACTCGACGTGGACGGGCGAGCACGGCATCTGGCTCGAGGACCTCTACGTCGACGAACCGCACCGCGGCCGCGGCTACGGGCTCGCGCTCATGGCGGCGCTCGCTGCGGAGTGCGTCGAGCGCGGCTACCGGCGGTTCGAGTGGACGGTGCTCGATTGGAACGAGCCGTCGATCGGGTTCTACCGCGCGATCGGCGCGGCGCCGCTCGACGAGTGGACGACGCAGCGGCTCACCGGCGAGGAGCTCGCGGGGCTCGCAGCGCGCGCAGAGGAGTCGACAACGCCTCTTCCGCCCGCCAGCACTGAACGCCGATAA
- a CDS encoding phosphatase domain-containing protein, protein MRPSEALHQLRETPVGELEGVLERVDLDRTVEAIAGSAVVGLFRGAERRELVQLLCVERADELSPAMRARVIHALRRLPLSAILSSGIRAMLLSLTGEPFRDMKYLLNATGDRHDLEHVVYERLVPADRDAVLAHIAAEAADAPSHDLRILCDIDDTLKAMLHERRFPRGTVYPGVVELLHALDRGRAAEPSRPGDLTFVTARPEGPRGLIEQYTRNALAGLGLPPHSVLGGSLLNLFTKKSIKARKLQNFERERSLFPECRFLFLGDSGQADAHVGAEMLRRGPDFVTTVLIHEVVEVVGDERSRLEAAGIRFHSSYDDAARHAHELGLIDREGRDAVVRAVDEASGLMT, encoded by the coding sequence GTGAGGCCGAGCGAAGCACTGCACCAGCTGCGCGAGACGCCCGTCGGCGAGCTCGAGGGCGTGCTCGAGCGCGTCGACCTCGACCGCACCGTCGAGGCGATCGCCGGGAGCGCGGTCGTCGGCCTGTTCCGCGGCGCCGAGCGGCGCGAGCTCGTGCAGCTGCTCTGCGTCGAGCGCGCCGACGAGCTGAGCCCCGCGATGCGCGCGCGCGTCATCCACGCCCTGCGGCGCCTGCCGCTGAGCGCGATCCTCTCCTCCGGCATCCGCGCGATGCTCCTGTCGCTCACGGGCGAGCCGTTCCGCGACATGAAGTACCTGCTGAACGCCACGGGCGATCGGCACGACCTCGAGCACGTCGTCTACGAGCGGCTCGTGCCCGCCGATCGCGACGCGGTGCTCGCGCACATCGCCGCGGAGGCGGCCGACGCGCCCTCCCACGACCTGCGCATCCTGTGCGACATCGACGACACGCTCAAGGCGATGCTGCACGAGCGCCGCTTCCCGCGCGGCACCGTCTACCCGGGCGTCGTCGAGCTGCTGCACGCGCTCGACCGCGGCCGCGCCGCTGAGCCGTCGCGACCGGGCGACCTGACGTTCGTCACCGCCCGCCCCGAGGGGCCGCGCGGCCTCATCGAGCAGTACACGCGGAACGCGCTCGCGGGGCTCGGGCTGCCGCCGCACTCCGTGCTCGGCGGGTCGCTCCTCAACCTCTTCACGAAGAAGTCGATCAAGGCGCGGAAGCTGCAGAACTTCGAGCGCGAGCGCTCGCTGTTCCCGGAGTGCCGCTTCCTGTTCCTCGGCGACAGCGGCCAGGCCGACGCGCACGTGGGCGCCGAGATGCTGCGCCGCGGCCCCGACTTCGTCACGACCGTGCTCATCCACGAGGTCGTCGAGGTCGTCGGCGACGAGCGCTCGCGGCTCGAGGCTGCCGGCATCCGCTTCCACAGCTCCTACGACGACGCGGCGCGGCACGCGCACGAGCTCGGCCTCATCGACCGCGAGGGGCGGGATGCGGTCGTGCGCGCCGTCGACGAGGCCAGCGGCTTGATGACGTGA
- a CDS encoding VOC family protein → MTLVQVAQRAVDLDRASRWYARLLGIDPAASFDPPGLVFFVLGDVRLLLDRGAPSALVYLRVDDLDATVERLRADGVPVVTEPHVIFTHEDATLGPAGTDERMAFVTDSEGNTVGLVEHRPRTDAA, encoded by the coding sequence ATGACGCTCGTGCAGGTCGCGCAGCGGGCGGTCGACCTCGACCGGGCGTCGCGCTGGTACGCGCGGCTGCTCGGCATCGATCCCGCCGCATCCTTCGACCCGCCGGGGCTCGTCTTCTTCGTGCTCGGCGACGTGCGGCTGCTGCTCGACCGCGGCGCGCCGTCGGCGCTCGTCTACCTGCGGGTCGACGACCTCGACGCGACGGTCGAGCGGCTGCGGGCGGACGGCGTGCCCGTCGTCACCGAGCCGCACGTCATCTTCACGCACGAGGATGCGACGCTCGGACCGGCCGGCACCGACGAGCGCATGGCGTTCGTGACCGACAGCGAGGGCAACACCGTCGGCCTCGTCGAGCACCGGCCGCGCACCGACGCCGCGTAG
- a CDS encoding NfeD family protein produces the protein MDLVQYAWIAWLVVALVCFIIEMVTLEFTFLMIGLSSVVGLVSSITGLPWWAQILIAAAAALLLLFLVRPKLLHRLHDSGEINKQGIEALMGMAGEVTRSFERGAGEVTLANGDVWTARLSPAVPPRDPDVGERIVVTAIEGATAIVVPAQR, from the coding sequence GTGGATCTCGTCCAATACGCCTGGATCGCGTGGCTCGTCGTGGCGCTCGTGTGCTTCATCATCGAGATGGTGACGCTCGAGTTCACGTTCCTCATGATCGGGCTCTCGTCGGTCGTCGGGCTCGTCTCGAGCATCACCGGGCTGCCGTGGTGGGCGCAGATCCTGATCGCCGCCGCGGCGGCGCTGCTGCTGCTGTTCCTCGTGCGGCCCAAGCTGCTGCACCGGCTGCACGACTCCGGCGAGATCAACAAGCAGGGCATCGAGGCGCTCATGGGCATGGCCGGCGAGGTCACCCGCTCGTTCGAGCGCGGCGCCGGCGAGGTCACCCTCGCCAACGGCGACGTCTGGACCGCCCGCCTCTCCCCCGCGGTGCCGCCGCGGGATCCCGACGTCGGCGAGCGCATCGTCGTCACCGCCATCGAGGGGGCGACGGCCATCGTCGTCCCCGCCCAGCGATAA
- a CDS encoding YkvA family protein has translation MTGSVWWDLLLGIGIAVLVTWLALVVALIAMRPSGPVLREALRILPDVLRLLRRLAADRSLPRGVRIRLWLLLAYLAMPIDPIPDFIPVLGYADDAIVAAAVLRSVVRRAGLDAVRAHWPGTDDGFAAVVRLAGLDRPAR, from the coding sequence GTGACCGGCTCCGTCTGGTGGGATCTCCTGCTCGGCATCGGCATCGCCGTGCTCGTGACGTGGCTCGCGCTCGTCGTCGCGCTGATCGCCATGCGGCCGAGCGGCCCGGTGCTCCGTGAAGCGCTGCGCATCCTGCCCGACGTGCTCCGCCTGCTGCGCCGGCTCGCGGCCGACCGCTCACTCCCGCGCGGCGTCCGCATCCGCCTGTGGCTGCTGCTCGCCTACCTCGCGATGCCGATCGACCCGATCCCCGACTTCATCCCGGTGCTCGGCTACGCCGACGACGCGATCGTCGCGGCGGCGGTGCTGCGCAGCGTCGTGCGCCGCGCGGGACTCGACGCCGTGCGGGCGCACTGGCCCGGTACGGACGACGGGTTCGCCGCCGTCGTCCGCCTCGCGGGCCTTGACCGCCCCGCGCGCTGA
- a CDS encoding DNA glycosylase AlkZ-like family protein — protein MARDPAPARTLALEEARRIAVRAQLLDAGPERDAGDLPDVVERLTLLPLNPTDIVCPSAEHIAHTRIPSLAYDDVRRAVEVEQSLVEHLGPHRHPMEAWVIGVRATADLPWLTAIGRSPSALHPSAAAWLEANAGFRDRVLEQLRQDGPLPQGEIDDAADVPYRSSGWNTDRNVAMLLEVLQIRGEVVVAERVGTARVWDLAERVLPPVEPVPVEDAERTWRERWLRACGIARPTHLGDVGEPVCIDGVRGEWRLDPGAAADGFAGRVALLSPLDRLLSDRRRMTQLWGFEYALEQYTPAAKRRWGAFALPILDGDALVGKVDAKADREAGALRVHRIHWDVEPDARLRAAVHDEIERLAAFLALRPALP, from the coding sequence ATGGCACGCGATCCCGCACCGGCGCGCACGCTCGCGCTCGAGGAGGCGCGCCGCATCGCGGTGCGCGCGCAGCTGCTCGACGCGGGTCCGGAGCGCGACGCGGGCGACCTCCCCGACGTCGTCGAGCGGCTCACGCTCCTGCCGCTCAACCCGACCGACATCGTGTGCCCCTCCGCCGAGCACATCGCCCACACGCGCATCCCGTCGCTCGCCTACGACGACGTGCGGCGCGCCGTCGAGGTCGAGCAGTCGCTCGTCGAGCACCTCGGGCCCCACCGCCATCCCATGGAGGCATGGGTGATCGGCGTGCGCGCGACGGCCGACCTGCCGTGGCTCACCGCGATCGGCCGCTCCCCCAGCGCGCTCCATCCGAGCGCCGCGGCGTGGCTCGAGGCCAACGCCGGGTTCCGCGACCGCGTGCTCGAGCAGCTGCGCCAGGACGGCCCGCTCCCCCAGGGCGAGATCGACGACGCCGCCGACGTGCCGTACCGCTCGAGCGGCTGGAACACCGATCGGAACGTCGCGATGCTGCTCGAGGTGCTGCAGATCCGCGGCGAGGTCGTCGTCGCCGAGCGCGTCGGCACCGCGCGCGTCTGGGACCTCGCCGAGCGCGTGCTGCCGCCCGTCGAGCCCGTGCCGGTCGAGGACGCCGAGCGCACCTGGCGCGAGCGCTGGCTGCGCGCATGCGGCATCGCTCGCCCGACGCACCTCGGCGACGTCGGCGAGCCGGTGTGCATCGACGGCGTGCGCGGCGAGTGGCGGCTCGACCCGGGCGCGGCAGCCGACGGGTTCGCGGGTCGCGTCGCGCTGCTCTCGCCCCTCGACCGGCTGCTCTCCGACCGCCGCCGGATGACGCAGCTGTGGGGCTTCGAGTACGCGCTCGAGCAGTACACGCCTGCGGCGAAGCGCCGCTGGGGCGCCTTCGCGCTGCCCATCCTCGACGGCGACGCGCTCGTCGGGAAGGTCGACGCGAAGGCCGACCGCGAGGCGGGCGCGCTGCGCGTGCACCGCATCCACTGGGATGTCGAGCCCGACGCCCGGCTGCGGGCCGCCGTGCACGACGAGATCGAGCGGCTCGCGGCGTTCCTCGCGCTGCGTCCCGCCCTGCCCTGA
- a CDS encoding diacylglycerol/lipid kinase family protein — protein sequence MLQVAIIGNPSARGFPRAVDAVLREVAAVGADAHVLPTTLAEPGGPQARAARASGADAVVAIGGDGTVREVATELAGGGPALGIVPAGTANLFARNLDLPLRDPAAAARIALGGRDASVDLGRVALTRADGSRDPERVFLVVAGVGHDALAVEAASLRHKRRLGWVSYIALGARRLGGPSFAVRGRFDGGPVETAHAWSVLVHNAARIPAGLQVVPGTRLDDGLLHVATVSPRHLAHWGRIAAAGAGVARAEGILRHRDAERVTLGRVDDLLPVQLDGDAAGRVTRLDARIDRAALRVRVPGSMS from the coding sequence GTGCTCCAGGTCGCGATCATCGGCAACCCGTCGGCGCGCGGCTTCCCCCGCGCGGTCGACGCCGTGCTGCGCGAGGTCGCGGCGGTCGGCGCCGACGCGCACGTGCTGCCCACGACGCTCGCCGAGCCGGGCGGCCCGCAGGCACGCGCGGCGCGCGCCTCGGGGGCGGATGCGGTGGTCGCGATCGGCGGCGACGGCACCGTGCGGGAGGTCGCGACCGAGCTCGCCGGCGGCGGTCCCGCGCTCGGCATCGTGCCGGCCGGCACCGCCAACCTCTTCGCGCGGAACCTCGACCTGCCGCTGCGCGACCCCGCCGCGGCCGCGCGCATCGCGCTCGGCGGCCGTGACGCATCCGTCGACCTCGGCCGCGTCGCACTGACGCGCGCGGACGGGAGCCGCGATCCGGAGCGCGTCTTCCTCGTGGTCGCGGGCGTCGGCCACGACGCGCTCGCCGTCGAGGCCGCGTCGCTGCGCCACAAGCGGCGGCTCGGCTGGGTCTCGTACATCGCGCTCGGCGCCCGGCGCCTGGGCGGGCCGAGCTTCGCCGTGCGCGGCCGGTTCGACGGCGGCCCGGTCGAGACGGCGCACGCGTGGAGCGTGCTCGTGCACAACGCCGCGCGCATCCCCGCGGGGCTGCAGGTCGTGCCAGGCACCCGGCTCGACGACGGCCTCCTGCACGTCGCGACCGTGAGCCCGCGCCATCTCGCGCACTGGGGGCGCATCGCGGCGGCGGGCGCCGGCGTCGCCCGCGCGGAGGGGATCCTGCGCCACCGCGACGCCGAGCGGGTGACGCTCGGGCGCGTCGACGACCTGCTGCCCGTGCAGCTCGACGGGGATGCCGCGGGGCGCGTCACGCGGCTCGACGCGCGCATCGATCGCGCGGCGCTCAGGGTGCGAGTGCCAGGATCGATGTCGTGA